The Mytilus galloprovincialis chromosome 2, xbMytGall1.hap1.1, whole genome shotgun sequence genome has a window encoding:
- the LOC143065113 gene encoding putative ankyrin repeat protein YahD, with product MHNPDLHADLILAIQSGDNSVVKSILDIGCDQVALDSALCWASRYGNIEVVQSLLLNGANPNARVWGGFTPLLWAAMFSPNVNLLSVLIEAGSNVNCFSNKRRQTPLHAAAIRGDNLMTSMLLESGANVDAQDYMYKTPLLHAVLKNIPSCVKILLHHNCNVNMSGWFNGTSVSPLIQSLIQNQLETTKMLILAGAKFSKEAIYQTYTINQYYHTAESFHFDVRPVFLQQQCRICIRSLLKPKFIEKLNQIPLPTLIKEFLSLEELKYI from the coding sequence ATGCACAATCCAGATCTCCACGCTGACTTAATATTGGCGATACAAAGTGGAGATAACTCTGTTGTGAAATCTATATTGGATATTGGATGTGACCAAGTAGCTCTTGATTCTGCTTTGTGCTGGGCAAGCCGTTATGGGAACATTGAAGTTGTTCAGAGTTTATTACTGAATGGCGCTAACCCAAATGCCCGAGTCTGGGGAGGATTCACCCCACTTTTATGGGCTGCTATGTTTTCACCCAACGTTAATCTCTTATCTGTATTGATAGAAGCTGGCAGCAATGTAAACTGTTTTTCAAATAAACGTCGACAAACACCATTGCATGCTGCTGCtatcaggggagataatctaatGACCTCAATGCTTTTGGAATCTGGTGCCAATGTGGATGCTCAAGATTACATGTACAAGACACCTCTTCTTCATGCTGTATTGAAAAACATTCCATCTTGTGTTAAAATACTTCTGCACCATAACTGTAATGTTAACATGAGTGGATGGTTTAACGGGACAAGTGTGTCACCACTGATACAGTCATTAATTCAGAACCAGTTGGAAACCACCAAAATGCTTATTCTAGCAGGTGCAAAGTTCAGCAAAGAAGCTATATACCAAACATACACTATCAATCAGTATTACCATACAGCTGAAAGCTTTCACTTTGATGTAAGACCAGTTTTTCTTCAGCAACAATGTAGAATCTGTATTCGTAGTTTACTCAAAcctaaatttattgaaaaattgaaTCAAATACCCTTGCCAACATTAATAAAAGAATTTCTGAGCCTAGAggaattgaaatatatttga